The nucleotide sequence ATTATTCCTGAAGCAAATTTAGGTGTTGGCTTATCAATTATACATGATAAACTAGGTTACGAAAGTACTACTTATATCTATTCAGATCTTTCATATACAGTATACATGAATAAAGATTATAGATTATCTTTTGGTTTTAAAGCTGGATTTAGCAAATATGGCTTAGATCCAGATTTGTTGATGGATCCTGACTCTTTTGGCGATCAATATTTAGATAGAATTTTTAATAAATGGAAACCTAACTTTGGAGCAGGTGTTTATTATCGCTCCGATGATTGGTTCATGTCCTTTTCGTCACCTAGAATTTTGAGTTATAATAATAGAACAGAAATAGAGTATGCTGCAATTGAAAGGGTGAGTTACTATTTTAATGGTGGATATATGCTAGAGTTTAATCCTCATTTAAAATTTAAACCCACTTTTTTATTAAAATTCACCAATGGTGCACCAGTATCGGTAGATTTAACAGGTAATTTTTTAATTAATGATAAGTTATGGCTAGGGCTAGCCTATAGAGTTGGAGATGCTTTAGGTGGTTTAGCAACTCTAGAAGCAAATAAAAACATTAAGTTTGGCTATGCATATGAATTCATCACCAATGCAATAAACCCTTACACTTCTGGCTCCCATGAAATATTTATTATATACTCCTTTGATTATCCAAGATCAAAATGTGATTGCGAAAATAAGTTTTAATCAACCTCAAACATTACTTCAAATCTCTAGGGAAAATAGTTAGCGTTGTAACTCCTTTTTTAATTGCATTCCAATCATCAATATCAAATACTATTTTAACCAACCCAGACGTTGGAACGTTATCAATATACTTAGAACCATAAACATTAACAACTGAAGTAAAAGCGTGATTATGTCCAAAAATCATAACCCTATTTAATTCTTTATCTAAAGATTTTATAAAGCTAATTAGCATATTTCCTCCAAAATCATAAATATCTTCTTGAACTTTTATGTCATCAACAGAAATATTCAAATTTTCTGTAAATATTTTGCAGGTTTTTCTTGCACGCCTAGCTGGACTAGTAAAAATGGCATCAGGAATAAAACCATACTGTTTAAAAGAGTTAGAAACTAAGTGAGAGTCATTGATTCCACGTTTTTTTAATGGTCTTTCTCTATCACTAACATCATAATTCCATGATGATTTCGCATGTCGAATAAAAATAATTTCTTTCATAATTATCGTTTAAATGCAATTTTTATCGATAAAATGTTGTTTTCTTCGGTTATAACGATTACTTTCGCTCTATAAAATTAATAAATAATGTACAATCGACTAAATACCATATTTACCGCTAAGTAGTATACCTGTATCTTTTTAACGAATTTTTGGGCTATATGGCACTAATATTTGTTAACGATACAGTATATGATTTTTTTTGTTGTATAAATTAATGAACAATGATCCCAAATCTAATTCAAATTTTTAATCCATTCGCGCTTTATAGTGCACTTCCCTCATATTACAATCGAATTAGTTCATTACGTGTAACATCGTA is from Pontimicrobium sp. SW4 and encodes:
- a CDS encoding type IX secretion system membrane protein PorP/SprF produces the protein MNYIKNSYILLIFLLLPFTGKAQQLPQFTQYMYNTISINPAYAGTRERLNVAFLNRNQWVGIDGAPVTQTLTADMIIPEANLGVGLSIIHDKLGYESTTYIYSDLSYTVYMNKDYRLSFGFKAGFSKYGLDPDLLMDPDSFGDQYLDRIFNKWKPNFGAGVYYRSDDWFMSFSSPRILSYNNRTEIEYAAIERVSYYFNGGYMLEFNPHLKFKPTFLLKFTNGAPVSVDLTGNFLINDKLWLGLAYRVGDALGGLATLEANKNIKFGYAYEFITNAINPYTSGSHEIFIIYSFDYPRSKCDCENKF
- a CDS encoding histidine phosphatase family protein, whose amino-acid sequence is MKEIIFIRHAKSSWNYDVSDRERPLKKRGINDSHLVSNSFKQYGFIPDAIFTSPARRARKTCKIFTENLNISVDDIKVQEDIYDFGGNMLISFIKSLDKELNRVMIFGHNHAFTSVVNVYGSKYIDNVPTSGLVKIVFDIDDWNAIKKGVTTLTIFPRDLK